The following are from one region of the Erythrobacteraceae bacterium WH01K genome:
- a CDS encoding GFA family protein has product MKKTYHGSCHCKAVTFEADIDLANGTGKCNCTFCWKQRMWKTAPIKPEEFRLLQGHDALADYGSSGDGGEQHHRFCKHCGIALYNDGDMLMLGGKFVMVHVAALDDLSARDLLDSPIRCADGLHDCWQDEPEETRHL; this is encoded by the coding sequence TTGAAAAAGACGTATCACGGGAGCTGCCATTGCAAGGCAGTAACCTTCGAGGCTGACATCGACCTCGCAAACGGAACCGGGAAGTGCAACTGCACCTTTTGCTGGAAACAGCGGATGTGGAAGACAGCGCCAATTAAGCCGGAAGAGTTTCGGCTCTTGCAAGGTCACGATGCTCTGGCCGACTACGGCAGTTCAGGGGACGGGGGCGAACAGCATCACCGCTTTTGCAAACATTGCGGCATTGCCCTTTACAACGACGGCGACATGCTAATGCTCGGAGGGAAATTCGTGATGGTGCATGTTGCCGCGCTTGATGATCTGAGCGCGCGAGATCTGTTAGATTCGCCCATTCGCTGCGCCGATGGCCTGCATGATTGTTGGCAAGACGAACCTGAGGAAACTCGTCACCTTTAA